The sequence AATAAGGGTCAAGTCTTTGTCATTTAATGACCACACATTATGGTTCAAACATATTCATATGTTTGTGATTGGCAATTGGCACTTGGCAATTTCCATCAAACTTCCATCAGCGACCACTATTTGAGCTATTGTTCAAGTCAGTCATAAAATGTTTTAATAAGGTGAAGTCAGCCGTGTAAACCACGGTGTAATTCAGAATGTCCGATCTTATATAAGTATCATTTGAGCATCAAACATTTTGGTACAATCAATCAGATCGAATTGAGTGAGTTATAGCCATGGATGGTTTAGCTTTTAGTAAATCTATTCAGTTTCTTCTTCTGCTCCTGCTTCTGGGTTTTCTATACCTTGTTGTTGGAGGTCTCAGTGAGAATCTCACTGTGAGCTGCTGCATGGAGGAAGAGAGACATGCACTGATCGAGTTCAAAGGTGGTTTAAATGACACTTCAGGGCGGCTCTCTTCTTGGATTGGTGATGATTGCTGCACATGGAGAGGTGTGGGCTGCAACAATGTGACCGGCCATGTCATCAAACTCGACTTACAAAATCTACCAGTATACCGAGACTTTGATGGATATGGCTATGTATATAAACATGTCTATTTATATAAACATGTCTATGAATATACATATATAGATATCGATTGGGATGCTACCCGATTGACTTCTTTGGGTGGAAAGATAAGTCCTTCATTGCTCAAATTGAAACACTTGAATTACTTGGACCTCAGCTTCAACAATTTTCAAGGAACCCATATTCCAAACTTCATCGGTTCACTTGAGAACTTGAGGTATctcaatctctcttctgcatcaTTCAGTGGAACAATTCCTCCTCACCTTGGAAACTTGTCAACATTGCAATATCTTGATCTCAATTCGGGTTATGATGAATATGAGCCAACAACTGTCAACAATCTTCAGTGGGTATCTGGTCTATCTTCTTTGAGGTACCTAAACATGAATTCTGTGAGATTTACAGGTAAGTCTTCAACTGAATGGATACAAGCTGTTACTATGCTTCCTCCTTCTCTGTCAGAACTACATCTATCGTCCTGTGGACTTTCCAAgatccctttctcttttttttttcgctagaaagtcattatattaaaatggaagaaaaaggaagaaattacaGAGGTACATCAAACTGAGAAAATAgagtgaatcaaaaataaaatcgattccctgacccccaccttcggcattgccatcagcaggggaaagAGAATCCcactaatcaaatctatagtttggTCTGCCCTCAGCATCTCTTCTGATGAAATCCTTAATGTTGGCAGGAAAGTCAACATTTATGGCTGATATCCCTGTCTTCGCCGCATCTCTAGCCAGGTAGTCGGCAATTGAGTTCgcttctctgaagttgtgagttattttccatgttatactctccaaatatggctggaggaatatccatctctgcaaagcaaaccatggaattttattttgctgGATAGAGATTGCAACAGCACTAGAATCCGTCTCTACCCACAGACATGGAATGCCCATCTCCCTAGCACGCATCAGCCCCACCATTAGGCCTTCGATTTCAGCTTCGAAGACTCCCGAGAcacccataaaaattttgtaggaTCCAAGAACGCCTCCCCTGTGATCACGAAAAATTCCTCCTGCACCTGCACGACCTGGGTTCCCCCTtgagcttccatcaaaattcaatttaatccaatttgCCTCGGGTCTACACCAGAAAACCTCTAAGATTGCTTTTGGTGGAGATCGCTGAATCGGAATACCAAGCTTCCTGCAGCAAATGAGATCGGACATTGTCTTGACTTCACCTTTAGTGCTTGGCTTAGCAAACTGAATATCCTctagaatcatctgcttcaggTATCTTGCCGGTCGTTCCTTGCCATCATGccttctcatatttctttcgCGCCAAATGTGATCAGCCACTGTTAgtaaccccatgatccatgcctctttgcagcaaactgatttctgttttcttctccaccatgtGAGGAAATCGGCCATGGTTCCAGCTGGCTGCCATTGCACATTGAAGCATCCACAAAAAAAGAGCCATATATCTTCGGAGTAGGAGCATTGAAGGAAAACATGAGAAGATGTCTCAGCCTCCATTCCACATAAGCTACATTTAGAGACAAGGACTATGCCCCTCTTTTGAACAGCGTCATCTGTAGGGAGCTTGTCGTGCACCATTCTCCAACCAAAGATAGACACCCTGGGTTGCATCTTTTtaccccaaatcaaagagaaccatGGCACTTTCGGATTACGAATCCTAATATCTTCCCAGgcagaattagaattgaaaatccCATCAGATGATAGACTCCACAGGCACATATCTTCACAGGGATAAGATGGAATTTTAATGGTtcgaattttctcaaaaatttcatgcagcaaaggggagataacatttggcaatttccatttaaaattgtcaatgaagtcactgacctttcccttgcaGAGAAGACTCGACTCTCCCTCCAGGCCAACTAGCTCTAGGATGGATTTGCCGCCCAACCATTTATCTGACCAGAAATTTATGCTGTCCCCATTTCCAATCATCCAGGCTTCTTTGGTGGTCATGAAGTCCCACATCTTCCTAAAGCCTGGCCAAATCGATGAAGGCTTATAGGACTTTTTAAAGGAACCATCACCCCTCAAAAATCTCGCCCTTAAGAATTTGCATGCTAAGGAATTCTCATGCTTGACCCTCCAGACCATATTACAGAGCATGGCTTTGTTTATGTCTCTGAGCCTTCTCAGTCCCAAACCACCTTCATCCTTAGGCCTGCAACAAAGATCCCATCtgactgatattttttttgcagtatcaatctcacctgtccagataaaatttctcatccacctctccattattgcaataagggatgaaggccaccaatatacaGCTGAACTATGGTTCATCATTCCCAAGATCACTGAGCGGACCAATTCCACTCGTCCAGCCATGGACAaaatcttccctttccatcctgctAGACGCCCTTTGACTTTATCCAGAATGGGGATAAGCGACTCCTTTTTCAGCCTTCCCTTAAAGATCTCGACCCCCAAATAGCGGGTGGGGAAGTTACAAATGGAGATACCAAGCTCTTCTGCAATGGCTTGCTTCCTAGAGGCAGGAACAGATCCcaagaaaagcttgcttttgtctaaatttattttctggccAGAGAAGCTTTGATATTTAGCGAGAAAATTATTGAGATTTTTAACATACCTGATGGAAGCAtttgaaaagataaaaacatcatcagcaaaaagaatATGTGTAGGGATAATCGCCCCACGCGGACCCGATAGAGCTTTAATGCTGTTATTGGCTAGGAGCTCAGATAAGCCTCTACAAAGAACCTCTTCAGCAATGATAAACAGCATAGGCGAGATTGGATCTCCTTGTCTCAGACCCTTCTCCACACCAAAGAATCCAACAGGGCCACCATTAAACAGAACTGAGATTCTGGCAGAAACAAGGAtctgatggatccaagagatccatttttcagaaaatccaAATCTCCTCAGaacctgaaaaataaaattccaagagatggtgtcgaacgccttctggatatcaatttttaaacccatacctccacctcttgtGGATGCAAACATCATGTTTGCCAGCTCCGAGGCAAGTGATATGTTGGAATgaatgatcttccctttctggaaGGCCCCTTGCTCCTCAGAGataatttttggaagaacacACGATAATCGCATAGCCAGaatctttgatattattttgcataaaaaatttcccatgcacaATGGCGTGAATTTGTCAAGGGATAGTGCTCCTTCAATTTTAGGAATCAAAAccaggaaattattattaatgccGTAAGGCATGAACCCAGTTCTGAAAAACCATCTGATAGCATTGCACAAATCTGAAGATATGATGTCCCAACATGATTTATAAAAAGCTCCAGGAAATCCATCTGGACCAGGAGCACTATCTGGATCAAGATCCCACACCGCATTCTTAATCTCAGAGTCAGAGGGAATACCATCTAATCGACCTCTATCCCATTCTTCCAATACATTAGGAATGCATTGCAATAAATCCATGTGATTGGTAAGGGGAGTACCTTTGTGAAAATGCTCATAATAGCCCGCAACatattccttgatctgctctCTATCAGAGATCAGGGTCCCATCAACCATCTTCAGAGATTTAATGGAGTTCTTCATTCGCCGAATCTTCACTGAgatgtgaaaaaattttgagcatcTGTCTCCTTGATTCCTCCATCTAGAACGAgatttttcagcccataatttctcataattttgcaGTGCCTTCAGATATCTggtctttgcatcagcttctttgGCATAAATTGAGTCATTTATCCCATCTCTGTCAATTTCAGTCTGGATCTCCTCCATGCATTTTTttgcctccatcatctccaaattaaaatttggaaaattttcttttgcccaGGAGCGCAGGAAGACcttcaatctttttaatttttgagccaTAACCATCATTGGCGATCCAGGAATGTCATTCACCCAGGAGGACTTAACTGCATTTAGATAACCCTCATGGTCTGCCCAGAACCTCTGGAAGCGAAAAGGACAGTTTTTTGGTCTTTCAGAGCCTTCAGACACCACCAAAATGGGAGTATGGTCAGACGCCACTCTCTGCAAGACAAATTGGTGACATTCTTGAAAATAAGAAATCCAGGCCTCATTGCAAAAGCTTCGATCGAGCACTGCAGAGACATGTCCCCTTCTCCTGTTATTAGTCCATGTGAATTTCCTTCCCTGCGAAGGAACTTGAATTAGAGAACAAGTATCCACCATTGCGCCAAAATCTCCCGCTGATCCCAGGTTGAAAATTCcaggcccccttttttcagaaGATAGAAGGGTGGCATTGAAATCtccaaaaatcatccaaggagtAGTCAGCCCAGGATGGGTTGCCACCAAGTCGGTCCACAATTCTCTTCTAGCAGCTCTTAGGCATTTGGCATGCACTACAGATAAGATGAAAATTTCCTGAGCCCATTGCACAGAGACAGAGATTTGCTGCTCAGAAGACGATAGCACAACAGGCTTTGCTACACCTCTTCGCCAAATCAGCCATAGATTTGAGACTCCGCCAAGACGCTCGTTATGGATGAAATCAGGGTCGAAACCCAGCTTGTTGAAGAACAACGTAGGAAAGGCGTCAGAGGGAATCATAGGTTCGGCAATGCAAAGGAAATCAGGTCTTTTGTCCCTTAAAATATTCCTCAAAGCTAACCTTGCGGCAGCCTTCTTtatccctctaatattccaatagagggctttcatttactattttttgatGAGGCAATACGGCCAGACTTTCGCAAAGTCTGCTCTGTATTGGTCAGGTGTTTCCCCTTTCCCTGTCTTCCAGGAACCAGATCCAAAGCCTCCCTTTCGCAGAGAGTTTTGTctatctgctccacctccttaTGATTAACCACCACCGTGCCACCATTAATCTCAAGAGGGTTGAATGACGAGATGACATTGTTGTACCATTGCAGTGCTTGACACTGACCAGTCTCATGTTGCTCGCCATGCCTAGACAGGGTCATCACCCGATCACCACTACCATGGTAAATGGAGCTTGAAGATTCCTTCTGTTGTATGGCCCTATGGGTGTTGTTCCCAGCCCCACCAGATGAAACAACATTTCTATAGGAACGTTGACCCAGAAGAGACCCATTTCCACCAACCAACCCATTATCTGATCCATCCATAGAATCCGCCCCATCATCCAAGTCATTCTCCCCATCATTCAAGTAATTCGTGTCAGCTAgattatttctttccatattcccttcttcttctaatggaaGGCATATTTGTATGTCTCCATTCAAATTATGCATAACTGATTTTCCATCAATGTTCCTTAAAGTGTGCGAGTCAAACATGGAAGGAGATCGTTCCTTCGAAAGTAAGGAAAATCTTTCCAAGTTAGACGCACCAGCCATCGGATTCTGCTCATTCCGGCGGCCACTGATCTCATTCCGGTGACCATTGCTCTGGACGCCTTCCTCTTCATCTACATAGGCCGCCCCTGGAATAGTCTCTTTGCGCTGCGACTCCTTCCTGGTCTCTGCGTCCATTCTCACTCTACATACATGGACAGAATGTCCCATTTTTTTGCAGAAACCACATCTAATCAAGGCATcttcataaataatattttgtttgaaccagaatGTTTCGTTAGTTCCTGGTTGCCTTCGTTCTACTTGGATTTCTTCAAGTCTGGTAGCTCCAATCTCTACCTCAACCTGGACTCTCGCAAAAGCGCCCATTGCCGCAGATCGAGTTCGTCTGTCCAGTGCCACAGGTCTCCCTGATGCTTTGGCCATTGTTAGCAGAATCctctcatgccagtattccagTGGGAGGTCAGGAAATCTGATCCAAACCAACTTGGTTTTGACGTTCTTGGCATGAACATCAAAATCTGCCTTCCAAGGCTGGAATCTGATGATCTGCCCACAGACTCTTGTAAGACTTCGTCTCCTCATGGCTGCCATGTCTCCTTCCCTTTCaaattgtaaaagaaaataCCCCTTCCCCATAGGAGCCATCTTCACTCCGCCTTTTAGATTCCAATTCTCCTTCGCCTCCTTTCGAATGTCATCCATTGAAAGGTATCTAAAGTTCGTCCTCCCGATCAATGCAAACCTGAACCGTAGCAGTCtttcctcataggcatcttgtGGGATTATGATCTTGGTGTAGGCTCCAGCGTGAATAGGATCAGGTAAAGTTTCCACTTCCGGCAAGGCATGACCCACCACAGTAGAGTAGGATCGTCGCACCTCCTCCCTATTTTCATCTGCATCCTTGACCCGATCAACCTCACCTCCCTCTACAGATCTAGAATCATTATTAGCAGAAGCCGATCTGGAATCCTTCCTTGGAAAATCTGGTTTCAGAAAATCAGTAATCAAAGCCTGTCTACCACGATCCGGAGGCCAGCCA is a genomic window of Macadamia integrifolia cultivar HAES 741 chromosome 13, SCU_Mint_v3, whole genome shotgun sequence containing:
- the LOC122059794 gene encoding uncharacterized protein LOC122059794 yields the protein MKALYWNIRGIKKAAARLALRNILRDKRPDFLCIAEPMIPSDAFPTLFFNKLGFDPDFIHNERLGGVSNLWLIWRRGVAKPVVLSSSEQQISVSVQWAQEIFILSVVHAKCLRAARRELWTDLVATHPGLTTPWMIFGDFNATLLSSEKRGPGIFNLGSAGDFGAMVDTCSLIQVPSQGRKFTWTNNRRRGHVSAVLDRSFCNEAWISYFQECHQFVLQRVASDHTPILVVSEGSERPKNCPFRFQRFWADHEGYLNAVKSSWVNDIPGSPMMVMAQKLKRLKVFLRSWAKENFPNFNLEMMEAKKCMEEIQTEIDRDGINDSIYAKEADAKTRYLKALQNYEKLWAEKSRSRWRNQGDRCSKFFHISVKIRRMKNSIKSLKMVDGTLISDREQIKEYVAGYYEHFHKGTPLTNHMDLLQCIPNVLEEWDRGRLDGIPSDSEIKNAVWDLDPDSAPGPDGFPGAFYKSCWDIISSDLCNAIRWFFRTGFMPYGINNNFLVLIPKIEGALSLDKFTPLCMGNFLCKIISKILAMRLSCVLPKIISEEQGAFQKGKIIHSNISLASELVLRRFGFSEKWISWIHQILVSARISVLFNGGPVGFFGVEKGLRQGDPISPMLFIIAEEVLCRGLSELLANNSIKALSGPRGAIIPTHILFADDVFIFSNASIRKQAIAEELGISICNFPTRYLGVEIFKGRLKKESLIPILDKVKGRLAGWKGKILSMAGRVELVRSVILGMMNHSSASDGIFVAGLRMKVVWD